TCGATTTATCTTGTACAGCGCATGATACACCAGATTACAAAGCCGCACTTGCTTGCTATTTACTGAGCTTTGCTCATCTGTGGTTTCCCCATCTTCAGCCAAAAGAACGTCCAAGCCATAGATGATTAAGCGGTCGTATTTGATTTGCTCGAGGGACTCAACTTCCAGCTTCATCAAATACATGTACAGGTATTGCAGTCGGTTTAAAAACAAACTTTAACGTTATTATCTGCTCTCTCCAATGCATCTATTGAGAATGGTTCACCGTCGCTTCCCTCACCCAACTTTCTCTCAATGTACTCCCGGGGAAGATCTCCAAGCGCGAATATCAACGTGTTTATCGTGTCCGGTCCACTCGTTTCTTCTGTTAACAGCCCACGGATAGTGTCATATATGTCCATTGCACATTAGACAGGCAGGGTTGTTTCCCTTGAGTCTCTCCCCTTACCTCTGTAGATTCACACCATGGAGAGAAGTAATGGTTGCGACTGACGAGTAGGTATCAACATGAACATTACCCGGTGAAAATATAATTCAAAGGAATTCTAAAGGAGGACCTTCGAAGCCAAAACATACATAGGCTGTCGTCAAAGCTTCTCCAAGAGCAGTGAAATCTAGCACAAGTTTTCTGTGGTAAGGGGCAGGAGGTAAAAGAGGCTGCCACATTTTGTCAGCAACAATGTATATTTTGACTCGGTGTGCAATCAATAGGCACTTTGGGAATGCATGCAGGAAGAACATTGCTTCGAAGAACTCCAACATATTGCGAAGATCGTTTCAATCAGGGTTAGGTCTCATGGATGAGAGACTGTCGCCAGTCGGTCAACAAGAGACGCAAGCGATGCATATGCATCGACTAAAACAGTATAATGAAGAGATGCTCAAGAAGCTTCGTAGGTTTCGTGATGTGCCTGCTGAAGAAGCCAGCAAGCTGGAAAATATGTTGAAGAGTCCGTTGACAGTCAAGGAGAAACAATTGGACGAACAACTCACTGAATTTTTTAACGAGTTCACCCATCTTGGTAAGCAATCGAGCAGCAGTGCCGCAAAGGATACAGAGAACCACACTCTTAACATAAGTCAACAGTTGAACAAATACCCATTTTTGGAACCTTCTGCCAATGACGACCCTTACACACCACAGGAACTGTTCTTACGCCAAACTAATCATGCCAAAAATTCAGCGAGGCTAGGTGCAGATATCAAAGATGTTTACTTTCCTTACAAAGATGTCTCGAGCCCGTTATCAATTGAAAAGATCACTCTGGAAAGATTGATGTCTGCAGGAGTCCACTTAGGTCAATCCACTTCCCTATGGAGATCATCGACACAGCCGTACATATATGGTACCTATAAAGGTATCCACATAATCGACCTGAATCAGACCCTCTCCCATCTAAAAAGAGCAGCAAATGTTATAGAGGGCGTTGTCGAAAATGGTGGTATTGTGTTATTTTTAGGGACGAGGGATGGTCAAAAGAGAGCTCTGGAGGAGGCTGCAAAGAAGACAAACGGCTATTTTGTGTCATCTAGATGGATTCCAGGGACTTTGACGAATCCCACAGAAATTTCAGGACTTTGGGATAAAATGGAAGTAGATATGCTAGACAAACCTACTGGCCGCCAACTAAccgttgatgaaaaaatGTGCATTGTGAAACCAGATCTACTTGTTGTACTGAACCCTACGGATAATCGAAATGCTCTTTACGAGGCAATGAAGACCAGAATTCCCACAATTGGTATCATTGACACGGATTCTGAGCCATCCATGGTCACATACCCAATTCCAGGAAATGATGATTCCTCACGTTCAGTCAATTTGCTGTTAGGGGTTTTGGCTAGGGCCGGTCAGAGAGGCTTGAAAAACAGGCTAGAGAAACATAGCCCCACTTAATATTCTTGGCCAGATAAAATACAACGTTTTCATGTATATACTACCAATACACCTATGtaatgaacaaaaatcaGATAAATATTGTAACTTTCACCATGTGAATACTCAACGTTCGGCTACTAAGTATACTTCTGTACAGGTGGCAGAATTATCTTTTGTACAAAACAAGGTCAAGAAAGCCGGCTTCAAGTTCACGGAAAACGGAAAGTGCCCAGGTATGGGAACCGTAGTACCCGCCTAATTTGCTTCAACCAAATCCATCTCAATTCTACTGGCTACCGACCTGCCTTCTCTAGGTTTCTCGCTAGTTGCCTCGGGGGTCACGATGAtgtcactttcaaactCACTTTCTCCTTCGCTTCTTTCATCCTTGCCGACACCGGTGAATACCAAGCGATAAAGAATTCTTAAAATCAAAACAGCCAGTACAGGTTCACCAACTGCAAAGCAGAGATCAGAATAAAGGTTATGGTCAATGAAATCCAGCATTTGTATTGTTGAGTAGCAAAGTTCAAGCCATACTTCCCAACTGTGCGGAATTCTGTCAAAAGCGACCAtaatatcttcaagttcacgTAATGGCGTAAATAAATCCACGCTAACATGAAAATAACGAACACTGGGGAGGTTAGAGAGGAATCAAGGTAATTCAGTGTCTTGGACAATGCTAGCAATGTGTCGGATACATCCATGGTAATGTAAATGGGAAGACCCATTTTAGTGAAGTGGAACACATAGGACAACCAAATCAATAGTAAAGTAACAACATGATGAAACTTCAGTTCATTGTAATCCTTTCTGGGTTTTTCCAGCTGTAAAACCAAAACACATGCTTGTTGAGTCCAGAATGCAGCCTGTCCTAAGTAGAAAAGCTTGAACAAGTATGGGTTATTCAAGTCTGGATATGTTGCGTACATGGTGGAAGTTCTGAATAGCCAGAGGTCTGATCCATACATAATGTACAGCCCGAAGGGACCAGAGAGCCCGTAATAAAAAATGTAAAAGATCTGTTCCATTAATCGATTCTGTTGATGCTTTGAACTGACCGCTCTTAAAGCAAAGGGACGAATGATCATATCCATAACAAAGTCACGTAAAAAggtgaaaaatatcatgTAAAAGAACACAAACGGGATATCTTTGATACCTTTACCGTAAAAGTCAGTATCGCCAATCCTGTACGATATCGCTACAAACATGTGCAATGGGTTGGATTCTGTTTGGTTATCAGATAAAAAATACACCAGATAGGTACAGGTCACAAGGACCAAAGGTGTGATCCATGAGTGGCGGGCATTGATTTTCCCGTATGACAAAATGCAATTATTTAGGAACACTTTTGGGGACTGTGTCATCCCGTGAGGGAAATAGCTGCTCTCATCAACTTCAGCACCTTCAATGGCATTGGCAGAGCGAACAGTATCTCCTAAATCAATTTTACCAACGGATGACGCACGTCTACGGCCCTGCCTCGACATCGGCTTCAAGTTGTTATTTGGGTGCACCTCCCTTCCTGTT
The genomic region above belongs to Huiozyma naganishii CBS 8797 chromosome 2, complete genome and contains:
- the KNAG0B05370 gene encoding uncharacterized protein (similar to Saccharomyces cerevisiae SHU1 (YHL006C); ancestral locus Anc_2.499) codes for the protein MYLMKLEVESLEQIKYDRLIIYGLDVLLAEDGETTDEQSSVNSKQVRLCNLVYHALYKINRKYELKEVKAVSYNSTTQLSKQLARIESYWKHVC
- the MRP4 gene encoding mitochondrial 37S ribosomal protein uS2m (similar to Saccharomyces cerevisiae MRP4 (YHL004W); ancestral locus Anc_2.500); the protein is MDERLSPVGQQETQAMHMHRLKQYNEEMLKKLRRFRDVPAEEASKLENMLKSPLTVKEKQLDEQLTEFFNEFTHLGKQSSSSAAKDTENHTLNISQQLNKYPFLEPSANDDPYTPQELFLRQTNHAKNSARLGADIKDVYFPYKDVSSPLSIEKITLERLMSAGVHLGQSTSLWRSSTQPYIYGTYKGIHIIDLNQTLSHLKRAANVIEGVVENGGIVLFLGTRDGQKRALEEAAKKTNGYFVSSRWIPGTLTNPTEISGLWDKMEVDMLDKPTGRQLTVDEKMCIVKPDLLVVLNPTDNRNALYEAMKTRIPTIGIIDTDSEPSMVTYPIPGNDDSSRSVNLLLGVLARAGQRGLKNRLEKHSPT
- the KNAG0B05390 gene encoding TLC domain-containing protein (similar to Saccharomyces cerevisiae LAG1 (YHL003C) and LAC1 (YKL008C); ancestral locus Anc_2.501): MSSTGREVHPNNNLKPMSRQGRRRASSVGKIDLGDTVRSANAIEGAEVDESSYFPHGMTQSPKVFLNNCILSYGKINARHSWITPLVLVTCTYLVYFLSDNQTESNPLHMFVAISYRIGDTDFYGKGIKDIPFVFFYMIFFTFLRDFVMDMIIRPFALRAVSSKHQQNRLMEQIFYIFYYGLSGPFGLYIMYGSDLWLFRTSTMYATYPDLNNPYLFKLFYLGQAAFWTQQACVLVLQLEKPRKDYNELKFHHVVTLLLIWLSYVFHFTKMGLPIYITMDVSDTLLALSKTLNYLDSSLTSPVFVIFMLAWIYLRHYVNLKILWSLLTEFRTVGKYGLNFATQQYKCWISLTITFILISALQLVNLYWLF